The genomic stretch GAAATAGACGCAGCGCGTGCGCTGCAAGAGGTTGCCGCCGGTCGTCGCCATGTTGCGCAACTGCACGGACGCGCCCGAGAGCAGCGCCTGCGAAAGCACCGCGTAACGCAAGCGTATCAGCGGATGATGCGCGAGCTCCGAATTGCGCGACGTCGCACCGATGCGCACGCCGCCTTCGTCCGTCGCTTCTATCGTGTCGAGCGGCAACCGGCTGATATCGACGACGCGCGCGGGCTGTTCGACGTTGAGCTTCATCAGGTCGATGAGCGTGGTGCCGCCCGCAAGGAAGCGCACTTCGGCGCCTTGTTGCGCGGTATGCGCCGATGCGCCCGCGTGGATGGCGTCCGGCAAGTCGCGCGCGCGGGAGAGCTGGAACAGTTCCATGTCGCGCTCCCTAGCCCTTGTTGCCGCGCACGGACTGAATTGCCGCGACGATGTTCTGATAGGCGCCGCAGCGGCACAGATTGCCGCTCATGGCTTCGCGCACGTCTTCGTCGTTCGGGCCGATGGGTTCGTCGAGCAGCGCCACCGCCGACATCAATTGCCCGGCGGTGCAGTAGCCGCACTGATAGCCGTCGCATTCGACGAAAGCCGCCTGCAGCGGATGCAGCGCTTCCACTTCGCCGATGCCTTCGATGGTCGTGACCGCATCGCCGTCATGCGCGGCGGCGAGGCACAGGCACGCGTTGACGCGGCGGCCGTTCACATGCACCGTGCATGCGCCGCATTGGCCGTGATCGCAGCCTTTCTTCGTGCCGGTGAGATGCAGATGCTCGCGCAGCGCGTCGAGCAGCGTCGTGCGCGGATCGAGCGATAGCGTGATGCTGCGGCCGTTCACCGTCAGCGTGACATTGGCCTTGGCATCGCTCGTCCTGGCCGATGGCGGCGTGAGCACGTCGGCGGGCGCAGCGTGAGTCGCGGACTCTGTTTGATGAACGCGAGCGGGTGTGCGCGGTATGACGCGCGTGCTGTTCGATTGGGGAACGGGGTGTTGCATCGAGCATTCTCCTTTTCGACCGGCGCGGCGGCGCGTCCGGTTCCATGCAAATGCATTGCGGGGAATGGCGAATCTTGCAGCGCGAAAGGCGGCAGATACGTCCGGGCTTGAGAGACGAAGATGCGGTGAAGCAATGTGGGGCGTGAGCCGAACGGCCCCGAGAGTGAAGATGCGGCGAGCGAGCGGGTCTGCACGTGAAAGCGTCAGGACCGTTCTCGCTTGCAATGCAAAACGAGAAGACACCAGTCAGTATAGGCAGACGCCGTTGATCTTTCAGCAATGAGTTGCACGCGCGTGCCTTTTTGCAGGAACCATGCCCGGACGAGGCAATGGTAGCGTTCGCAGTGTCGCTTACATTCCGTGTCCATCCAATGAACGAAAGTCTGTCTGTCTCCGACGCCATCGCTACGCGCCGTTCCATTCGCGCATTCTTGCCCGATCCCGTCGATCGCGGCACGCTCGAAGCGATTATCGAGCACGCGTGCCGCGCGCCGTCAGGCAGCAACATCCAGCCGTGGAAGGTATATGTGCTGACAGGCGACGTGAAAGCGGCGCTCTCGCGCGCCATCCTCGACGTGTTCAACGATCCCGATGCCGACCGCGAGCACGAAGAGGAATTTGCGTACTACCCGCGCACGTGGACGTCGCCGTTCATCG from Caballeronia sp. LZ062 encodes the following:
- a CDS encoding 2Fe-2S iron-sulfur cluster-binding protein — translated: MQHPVPQSNSTRVIPRTPARVHQTESATHAAPADVLTPPSARTSDAKANVTLTVNGRSITLSLDPRTTLLDALREHLHLTGTKKGCDHGQCGACTVHVNGRRVNACLCLAAAHDGDAVTTIEGIGEVEALHPLQAAFVECDGYQCGYCTAGQLMSAVALLDEPIGPNDEDVREAMSGNLCRCGAYQNIVAAIQSVRGNKG